One Oryza brachyantha chromosome 3, ObraRS2, whole genome shotgun sequence DNA segment encodes these proteins:
- the LOC121053848 gene encoding tetraspanin-9-like: MNKTMLGCAIFFQMFAAINLLCGIAEAPKLCTGGVFWGPMLAIALFLMLVCISMIVAARLKFSDLYVCYLVGVSIVILALLVFTIFGFVAVGGIAGSGGSRVGEEYKLEEYSGWLRDRVADRRYWETASACLRRGDVCNGMAQLMRDPDTGAFVPWLSSDQRWEQDRGADVHQMSPIESGCCKPPSWCAFTYVNGTTWTPTPDAPANADCSRWGNDKETLCFQCDSCKAGFLHHTKRAWGPAVIFPIVTLVFLICACSCLFSGDD, translated from the exons CGGCGATCAACCTGCTGTGCGGCATCGCTGAGGCCCCCAAGCTTTGCACCGGCGGGGTCTTCTGGGGACCCATGCTCGCCATCGCCCTCTTCCTCATGCTCGTATGCATCTCGATgatcgtcgccgcccgcctcaAGTTCTCCGACCTCTACGTCTGCTATCTCGTCGGCGTCTCCATCGTAATCCTCGCCCTCCTCGTCTTCACTATCTTCGGtttcgtcgccgtcggaggcatcgccggctccggcggaTCACGAGTCGGCGAGGAGTACAAGCTGGAGGAGTACAGCGGGTGGCTCAGGGACCGTGTGGCCGATCGGCGGTACTGGGAAACAGCCAGCGCGTGCCTCCGCCGCGGAGATGTGTGCAATGGCATGGCGCAGCTGATGCGCGACCCGGACACCGGTGCCTTCGTGCCCTGGCTGTCATCCGACCAAAGATGGGAGCAGGACCGCGGGGCGGACGTGCACCAAATGTCACCTATTGAG TCTGGTTGCTGCAAGCCACCATCATGGTGTGCATTTACATATGTGAATGGAACGACATGGACACCAACACCAGATGCCCCCGCCAACGCCGACTGCAGCAGGTGGGGCAATGACAAAGAAACACTGTGCTTTCAGTGCGACTCATGCAAGGCAGGCTTCCTCCACCACACCAAGAGGGCATGGGGTCCTGCTGTCATATTTCCCATTGTCACATTGGTCTTTCTCATCTGTGCATGCTCTTGTTTGTTCTCTGGTGATGATTAG